A genomic window from Paenibacillus sp. FSL K6-0276 includes:
- a CDS encoding PBP1A family penicillin-binding protein translates to MSTVTEKKQSVARSDNDRIWIVRTRILRLGYLLFDMSVIGIIIALVGLLYVFQYGGQVVKQQEDKLQLPESSIIKASDGTILRMIPLPGSGYRLSAELEEMPALLINTFLAVEDRRFYNHQGLDYKGISRAFLNNIVDMDLSEGGSSITQQLARNLYLNRNKNVIRKLNEASIALALERQLTKREILGLYLNQIYMGRGQYGVKAAAERYFGISDLNKLEIWQIATLAGIPKGPSIYNPIDNSTLSKTRRNLVLQIMLDQGLITDEQMIEARDKQYQAPAANKEEVIGVHYVDATLKEAAQITGKSVEELRTGGYTIVTGLNIKAQQAMEQAFLNGASFPPDGKDQQVEAAMTIMDHRTGEVVALIGGREQNEGSLNRATIDARQPGSSFKPIIDFGPALESGKYSPNSILSDRKYAYGNYVPENLNGVYQGQITMNTALQKSINAPAVWLLKQVGITYARQFAAKLGIVLTEEDNHLSIALGGLHNGVSPLKMTQAYGVFANGGKFYDAHMVRTITDAKGKVVYTHPTESRQVISQRTADAMTIMLRNVVNEGTGKKAQMNRPVAGKTGTTQLDLSGVSKKANRDLWFVGYTSEWTAAVWMGFDRTNKDNHMTEGSGKAAALFSTVMSKALSGY, encoded by the coding sequence ATGAGTACCGTTACCGAAAAAAAACAAAGTGTAGCCCGTTCAGACAATGATCGCATATGGATTGTGCGCACCCGTATACTCCGTCTGGGGTATTTATTATTTGATATGAGTGTCATCGGAATAATAATAGCGCTCGTGGGTTTGCTTTATGTCTTTCAATACGGCGGACAAGTGGTTAAACAGCAAGAGGATAAACTTCAACTGCCGGAATCGAGCATCATTAAGGCCTCGGATGGGACGATATTACGGATGATCCCTTTACCGGGCTCTGGGTATAGACTTTCAGCGGAGCTGGAGGAGATGCCTGCATTACTAATAAATACCTTTCTAGCAGTGGAGGACCGCCGTTTTTACAACCATCAGGGACTGGATTACAAAGGGATTTCTCGCGCTTTTTTAAATAATATTGTGGATATGGATCTCTCTGAGGGCGGAAGTAGCATCACTCAGCAGCTTGCTCGCAATCTTTATCTGAACAGAAATAAGAATGTAATACGCAAGCTAAATGAGGCATCCATTGCTCTTGCATTGGAGAGGCAGCTCACTAAACGTGAGATTCTTGGACTTTACCTCAATCAGATTTATATGGGACGAGGACAATATGGAGTAAAGGCAGCTGCGGAGCGTTACTTCGGCATATCAGATTTAAATAAACTAGAGATATGGCAAATAGCTACCCTAGCGGGAATCCCTAAAGGACCGTCTATTTATAATCCGATAGATAATAGTACATTATCCAAAACAAGAAGGAATCTCGTTCTACAGATCATGCTAGATCAAGGACTTATCACTGATGAACAAATGATTGAGGCTAGAGATAAGCAGTATCAAGCTCCCGCTGCGAACAAAGAAGAAGTCATTGGCGTGCATTATGTGGATGCTACGCTTAAAGAAGCGGCCCAGATCACCGGAAAGTCAGTGGAAGAGCTTCGAACGGGTGGATACACTATCGTTACAGGGTTGAACATCAAAGCACAGCAGGCGATGGAGCAGGCTTTTCTTAATGGTGCTTCTTTCCCCCCTGACGGAAAAGATCAGCAGGTGGAAGCGGCTATGACCATAATGGATCATCGTACAGGTGAAGTAGTGGCACTGATCGGTGGGCGCGAACAAAACGAGGGGAGCTTGAACAGGGCTACTATTGATGCGCGGCAGCCAGGCTCCAGCTTTAAGCCTATCATTGATTTTGGACCTGCACTCGAGAGCGGAAAGTATAGCCCAAACAGCATATTGTCCGACCGTAAATACGCTTATGGCAACTATGTACCTGAGAACTTGAATGGTGTGTACCAAGGTCAGATCACAATGAACACCGCATTGCAAAAATCCATAAATGCGCCAGCAGTATGGCTTTTGAAGCAGGTAGGGATCACTTATGCGCGACAATTCGCAGCCAAATTAGGAATTGTACTGACGGAGGAGGATAACCACTTATCGATAGCGTTGGGAGGGCTTCATAACGGAGTATCTCCACTTAAAATGACACAAGCCTACGGCGTCTTTGCCAATGGCGGTAAATTCTATGACGCCCATATGGTTCGCACGATAACGGATGCAAAAGGAAAAGTCGTATACACACATCCCACTGAATCACGTCAGGTAATATCGCAAAGAACCGCGGACGCAATGACGATTATGCTACGTAATGTGGTCAATGAAGGAACAGGCAAAAAAGCGCAAATGAACAGACCTGTAGCGGGGAAAACCGGAACAACCCAATTGGACCTGTCAGGCGTAAGCAAGAAAGCCAATCGGGATCTGTGGTTTGTTGGTTATACTTCGGAATGGACAGCTGCGGTGTGGATGGGGTTTGATCGTACCAATAAGGATAATCATATGACTGAGGGCAGTGGGAAGGCTGCCGCTCTATTTTCAACAGTAATGAGTAAGGCTTTAAGTGGTTATTGA
- a CDS encoding HAMP domain-containing sensor histidine kinase, with the protein MNSKYITTIRWKFIFAFLLSVLSGGLLLFAGYQLVNFMIYLNPASESAPYSFILRWIINHIGSMPLLTAAGIVSFLLFFFIYTRKVVLYLEEITKGIREITSSGMSHRIEVRTSDELGVLAENINEMAERLQHSVEEERKAVNAKNDLITGVSHDLRTPLTSVLGFLEYIEQDRCQEEAEIRYYVSIAYTKSLVLRKLIDDLFEYTRVNSGEYPLVLERLDLKAFIRQLAEESVPELTKAEMTYEIDDQADELWIKASPKELVRAYENLITNAIRYGRSGGKVEIGFSKKGNEAVVRVSNFGEMIAESDISFIFERFYRAEKSRSQHTGGSGLGLAISKSIIERHNGVIYVESSPLRTDFITCFPFFIES; encoded by the coding sequence TTGAATTCCAAATATATAACAACGATTCGCTGGAAGTTTATATTCGCTTTTTTGCTTAGTGTGCTTTCAGGTGGATTACTGCTGTTTGCTGGCTACCAGCTCGTTAACTTCATGATCTATCTAAACCCAGCCTCAGAATCAGCTCCTTATTCTTTTATCCTGCGCTGGATTATTAATCATATTGGATCTATGCCACTACTGACTGCAGCTGGTATTGTTAGCTTTTTGCTGTTCTTTTTTATCTATACTCGTAAAGTGGTGTTGTATCTGGAGGAGATCACAAAAGGGATTCGAGAAATCACAAGCTCAGGGATGTCGCACCGAATTGAGGTCAGAACATCGGACGAGCTGGGTGTGTTGGCTGAGAATATTAATGAAATGGCTGAGCGTTTGCAGCACTCCGTGGAGGAGGAACGTAAAGCCGTGAATGCGAAAAATGATTTGATCACCGGCGTTTCACACGATTTAAGGACCCCACTTACCTCAGTCCTCGGCTTTCTAGAATATATCGAACAAGATCGATGTCAGGAAGAAGCAGAAATAAGATATTACGTGAGTATAGCCTATACCAAATCCCTTGTACTGCGTAAATTGATCGACGATCTTTTTGAATACACACGTGTTAATAGTGGAGAATATCCTCTGGTTCTGGAACGATTGGATTTAAAAGCATTTATACGGCAGTTAGCCGAGGAGTCGGTTCCCGAACTAACAAAGGCTGAAATGACCTATGAGATCGATGACCAAGCTGATGAGTTATGGATAAAGGCTTCCCCTAAAGAGCTAGTTCGTGCTTATGAGAACTTGATTACGAACGCGATCCGTTACGGTAGAAGCGGTGGGAAAGTAGAGATTGGTTTCAGTAAAAAGGGAAATGAAGCGGTTGTCCGCGTTAGCAATTTTGGAGAAATGATTGCGGAGAGCGATATTTCGTTTATTTTTGAACGATTCTATCGGGCAGAGAAGTCTCGTTCACAGCATACAGGCGGTTCAGGCTTAGGTCTTGCCATTTCAAAAAGTATTATCGAACGCCACAATGGCGTTATTTATGTAGAAAGCTCACCTCTTCGGACGGATTTCATTACCTGTTTCCCATTCTTCATAGAATCTTAA
- a CDS encoding response regulator transcription factor — translation MKRETILLVDDEKEIVELLSIYLCNEGYRLLKAYDGMQALECLQKEEVDLIILDVMMPKMDGLVACMKIREERKMPIIILSAKNTDMDKISGLSIGADDYVGKPFNPLEIVARVKSHLRRYHGFNKDSNILNDSKLSFEDLTIDTSKHEVYVDQQKIKLTPREFSILELLARHQGQVLSLEQIYDKVWNEPFLDGGNTVMVHIRNLRDKIEVDSKRPRYIQTVWGVGYKLDGPS, via the coding sequence GTGAAGAGAGAAACGATATTGTTAGTAGATGATGAGAAGGAAATTGTAGAGCTGTTATCGATTTATCTCTGTAATGAGGGCTATCGGTTGCTTAAGGCTTATGATGGGATGCAAGCGCTGGAGTGTCTACAGAAGGAAGAAGTAGATTTAATTATTCTTGATGTCATGATGCCTAAGATGGATGGACTAGTAGCATGTATGAAGATCCGTGAAGAGCGGAAGATGCCGATTATCATCCTTTCAGCTAAAAACACGGATATGGACAAGATCTCCGGACTTAGCATTGGAGCGGATGACTACGTGGGCAAACCTTTTAATCCTCTAGAGATTGTTGCACGTGTAAAGTCACATCTTCGTCGTTATCACGGATTTAATAAGGATAGTAATATCTTGAACGATAGCAAGCTGAGCTTTGAAGATTTAACTATAGATACGTCTAAGCATGAGGTGTATGTAGACCAGCAGAAGATTAAGCTGACCCCGCGGGAATTTTCTATTTTAGAGCTTTTGGCAAGGCACCAAGGTCAAGTGCTCAGCTTAGAGCAGATTTACGATAAAGTGTGGAATGAACCATTTTTAGATGGAGGTAATACTGTTATGGTACATATTCGTAACCTCCGCGACAAAATTGAAGTGGATTCAAAGCGCCCCCGTTACATACAGACTGTCTGGGGAGTCGGATATAAATTAGATGGACCTTCCTGA
- the ligA gene encoding NAD-dependent DNA ligase LigA, with protein MDAMHVMEELVAELNNYNYHYYTLDAPLVSDKEYDVLYDKLVALESESGFVLPDSPTQRVGGELLKGFTPHRHLAPLWSLDKAQNIEQLRSWNTRVLRLVNEYNLKNPDKPLPDPCYAVELKFDGLTLNLTYRNGVLEQASTRGNGVVGEGILAQVKTIKSVPLTIPFKEGVIEVQGEGIMNLSVLADYNTRAAEPLKNARNAAAGALRNLNPKTTAERRLNAYFYNVGFAEGVEFADHQEMMDFLRNNKFKVNPYLTYCNDFDDVTEQLAGIEESRSGLDYLIDGAVIKVTDFRIREVLGYTDKFPRWAVAYKFEAEETTTVLESVSWNVGRTGKVTPLARVEAVELAGVTVQNCTLNNVGDIERKNLKFALGSRVFIRRSNDVIPEILGKVTEENDGGEIIFPEDCPSCGYPLEMRGAHLFCNNKLNCRPQIISRITHFASRDAMDIETFSEKTAGQLYDELNVHDSADLYELTFDQLVELNRFGEKKAQNLLQALEDSKERDLASFLFALGIPNTGKATTKMLADHFRDLDAVMQANAEELAGLPDIGGIVAESIVNFFADPVVVANVARLRELGIEAKAPEAQRPISTDSFFSGKTVVLTGSLQKLTREEAAERLEALGAKVSGSVSKKTDLVIAGEKAGSKLAKAQQLGIQVIEDEDELIRLLEM; from the coding sequence ATGGATGCTATGCATGTGATGGAAGAGCTTGTTGCAGAATTAAATAACTATAATTACCACTACTACACGCTGGATGCACCGCTAGTCAGCGATAAGGAATACGATGTTTTATACGACAAGCTTGTAGCGCTGGAGAGCGAAAGTGGCTTCGTGTTACCGGATTCTCCTACACAACGTGTAGGAGGAGAACTGCTTAAGGGCTTCACGCCGCATCGGCATCTGGCTCCGCTTTGGAGTCTGGATAAAGCACAGAATATTGAACAGCTTCGGAGCTGGAATACGCGGGTACTTCGCTTAGTGAATGAGTACAATCTTAAGAACCCTGATAAACCTCTTCCTGATCCGTGTTATGCAGTAGAACTGAAGTTTGATGGCTTAACGCTGAATCTAACCTATCGGAATGGTGTTCTCGAACAAGCATCGACGCGCGGCAACGGTGTAGTGGGTGAAGGAATACTTGCACAAGTGAAGACCATTAAGTCTGTTCCATTAACGATTCCTTTTAAAGAAGGGGTCATTGAGGTCCAGGGTGAAGGGATTATGAATCTGTCTGTGCTAGCAGATTATAATACACGGGCTGCAGAGCCGCTTAAGAATGCGCGTAATGCGGCGGCAGGTGCTCTGCGCAATCTAAATCCGAAGACTACTGCAGAACGTCGTTTGAATGCTTATTTCTACAATGTAGGTTTTGCAGAAGGGGTAGAGTTCGCTGATCATCAGGAGATGATGGATTTTCTGCGGAATAACAAATTCAAAGTGAATCCTTATCTGACTTACTGTAATGATTTCGATGATGTGACGGAGCAGCTTGCGGGAATCGAGGAGAGTCGTTCAGGACTTGATTACCTCATTGATGGGGCTGTGATCAAGGTGACGGATTTCCGTATCCGTGAAGTACTTGGTTACACTGATAAGTTCCCACGCTGGGCAGTGGCTTATAAATTTGAGGCCGAAGAAACAACGACCGTGCTTGAGTCTGTTAGCTGGAATGTAGGACGTACAGGTAAAGTGACTCCGCTGGCTCGTGTTGAGGCGGTAGAACTTGCCGGGGTTACTGTACAAAACTGTACATTAAATAATGTGGGCGATATTGAGCGTAAGAACTTGAAATTCGCACTAGGCTCACGAGTATTTATTCGGCGTTCTAATGATGTTATCCCTGAGATCCTGGGTAAAGTGACTGAAGAAAATGACGGCGGAGAGATTATTTTCCCTGAGGACTGCCCGTCTTGCGGATATCCACTGGAAATGCGCGGTGCGCATCTTTTTTGCAACAATAAGCTGAATTGTAGACCGCAAATTATCAGTCGGATTACCCATTTCGCTTCGCGTGATGCGATGGATATCGAGACGTTCAGTGAGAAGACGGCAGGTCAGCTCTACGATGAGCTTAATGTACATGACTCTGCGGATCTGTATGAATTGACCTTTGATCAGCTTGTGGAGCTGAACCGTTTTGGTGAGAAAAAAGCACAGAATTTGCTGCAAGCTTTAGAAGATAGCAAAGAGCGCGATCTCGCCTCGTTCCTGTTTGCACTAGGTATTCCCAACACTGGAAAGGCAACAACCAAAATGCTGGCTGATCATTTCCGCGATTTGGATGCTGTGATGCAGGCGAATGCCGAGGAGCTTGCTGGATTACCGGACATTGGTGGAATTGTTGCCGAGAGCATTGTTAACTTCTTTGCAGATCCTGTTGTAGTGGCGAACGTTGCTCGGTTGCGTGAGCTTGGGATTGAAGCGAAGGCTCCAGAGGCACAACGGCCTATTAGCACGGATTCCTTCTTTAGTGGCAAAACCGTAGTGTTGACCGGTTCATTACAAAAGCTTACGCGCGAAGAAGCGGCTGAACGCTTAGAAGCACTCGGAGCGAAGGTATCCGGAAGTGTATCCAAGAAGACGGATTTGGTTATTGCCGGCGAGAAGGCAGGTAGCAAACTGGCCAAAGCGCAGCAACTAGGCATTCAGGTCATTGAGGATGAAGATGAGCTGATTCGACTGCTGGAGATGTAA
- the pcrA gene encoding DNA helicase PcrA: MQLISIQDAVSRLNPPQRQAVETTEGPLLIMAGAGSGKTRVLTHRIAWLIANRMAPPWAILAITFTNKAAREMQERVSKLVGPEGRDIWVSTFHSMCVRILRKDIERIGFTSNFSILDSTDQLSVIRNCMKELNIDTKKFEPKAVQAVISASKNELITPAQYEQKVGDYFEGLIAKVYKMYQKRLRSNNSLDFDDLIMKTIELFKEVPEVLDFYQKKFKYIHVDEYQDTNRAQYMLCRMLADSHHRICVVGDSDQSIYRWRGADITNILNFEEDYPEAKTILLEQNYRSTANILNAANGVIALNSGRKPKKLWTDSEEGAKIKVYRADSEHDEGYFVTGEISKNVKQGQAYQNHAILYRTNAQSRVIEEILIKSDIPYQIVGGIKFYDRKEIKDLLAYLRLLSNPDDDISLTRIINVPKRGLGDTTVGKLAAAAGERGVSIFRVLQTVDDLGFAGRTRNMLVEFYDMIEALHRMVEFLSVTELTEKILEMSQYRLELQNENTLESRSRLENIDEFLSVTMEFEKNNEDKSLVSFLTDLALIADIDSVNDDEEDRSDAVVLMTMHSAKGLEFPTVFIVGMEEGVFPHSRAFQDNDELEEERRLAYVGITRAEKQLFLSCARMRTLFGRTTANQPSRFLEEIPEELKEDTVKTQDRFQRGGADVGGAYGGRGFSGGGRGNFGGRSGVAGATPAGGGSTASAATSKSSVTVTSGGAQRAPGAGAAATGDYKAGDKVSHGKWGTGTVVAVKGTGNDTELQIAFPAPVGVKRLLAGFAPITKVE, encoded by the coding sequence ATGCAACTTATTAGCATACAAGACGCGGTAAGCCGACTGAACCCTCCACAAAGGCAGGCTGTCGAAACGACCGAAGGACCGCTTCTCATTATGGCTGGTGCGGGGAGTGGAAAGACGAGGGTGCTTACTCACCGGATCGCCTGGCTGATAGCCAATCGTATGGCGCCACCTTGGGCGATTTTGGCGATTACGTTTACGAATAAAGCCGCAAGGGAAATGCAGGAACGTGTATCTAAGCTCGTTGGACCTGAGGGAAGAGACATTTGGGTATCCACCTTTCACTCTATGTGCGTTCGGATTTTGCGGAAGGATATCGAGCGGATTGGTTTTACCTCCAACTTCTCCATTCTGGACTCTACAGATCAGTTATCCGTAATACGTAACTGTATGAAGGAACTGAACATCGATACGAAGAAATTCGAGCCAAAAGCTGTACAAGCTGTAATCAGCGCATCCAAAAATGAATTGATCACTCCGGCGCAGTATGAGCAGAAGGTCGGCGACTATTTTGAAGGCCTTATTGCTAAGGTATATAAGATGTATCAAAAGCGTTTGAGAAGCAATAACTCGCTCGACTTTGATGATTTGATTATGAAGACTATCGAATTATTTAAGGAAGTTCCTGAGGTTCTGGATTTCTACCAAAAGAAGTTCAAATACATCCACGTGGATGAGTATCAGGATACGAATAGAGCGCAGTACATGTTGTGCCGTATGCTCGCTGACAGCCACCACCGGATTTGTGTGGTAGGGGATAGTGACCAGTCGATTTATCGCTGGCGCGGAGCGGATATTACGAACATTCTTAATTTTGAAGAGGACTATCCAGAAGCGAAGACGATTCTTCTAGAGCAGAACTATCGTTCGACCGCTAATATCCTGAATGCAGCCAATGGCGTGATCGCTCTCAATAGTGGACGGAAGCCGAAGAAGCTGTGGACCGACTCCGAAGAAGGCGCCAAGATTAAGGTGTACCGGGCGGACTCCGAGCATGACGAAGGGTATTTTGTAACCGGGGAAATCAGTAAGAACGTGAAGCAAGGCCAAGCTTACCAGAATCACGCGATACTGTATCGCACGAATGCCCAGTCACGGGTAATCGAGGAAATTCTAATTAAATCTGATATTCCGTATCAAATTGTTGGCGGGATTAAGTTCTATGATCGTAAAGAAATCAAGGATCTGCTCGCGTATTTACGCCTGTTGTCTAACCCTGATGATGATATCAGCCTGACGCGTATTATTAATGTTCCTAAGCGGGGATTAGGCGATACAACGGTTGGCAAGCTGGCAGCTGCGGCTGGTGAGCGTGGTGTTTCTATTTTTCGCGTACTGCAAACTGTAGATGATTTGGGCTTTGCTGGGCGGACACGGAATATGCTAGTAGAGTTCTACGATATGATTGAAGCTCTACACCGTATGGTGGAGTTTCTGTCTGTAACTGAACTGACGGAAAAAATACTAGAGATGTCGCAGTACCGTTTGGAGCTGCAAAATGAAAACACACTCGAATCTCGCTCGCGACTAGAGAATATCGATGAGTTCTTGTCCGTGACTATGGAGTTTGAAAAGAATAACGAGGACAAGTCGCTGGTCTCCTTCCTCACAGATCTTGCACTTATCGCAGATATTGATAGTGTGAATGATGATGAAGAGGACCGTAGTGACGCTGTTGTCCTGATGACGATGCACAGCGCCAAAGGTTTGGAGTTTCCAACGGTATTTATTGTCGGGATGGAAGAAGGCGTGTTCCCGCATAGCCGTGCCTTCCAGGACAACGACGAGCTCGAAGAGGAACGCCGGCTTGCGTATGTAGGAATCACCCGCGCTGAGAAACAACTGTTTCTCTCCTGCGCGCGGATGCGTACGCTCTTTGGGCGGACGACGGCGAACCAACCGTCCCGCTTCTTGGAGGAGATTCCGGAAGAACTGAAGGAAGATACCGTTAAGACTCAGGACCGCTTCCAACGCGGAGGCGCGGATGTAGGCGGTGCTTACGGCGGACGCGGCTTTAGCGGCGGTGGCCGTGGGAACTTCGGTGGCCGAAGCGGAGTCGCCGGAGCTACGCCGGCGGGCGGCGGAAGCACAGCGTCAGCGGCGACAAGCAAGAGCAGCGTGACCGTAACCTCCGGAGGCGCACAGCGTGCTCCCGGAGCAGGGGCTGCAGCTACTGGCGATTACAAAGCGGGAGACAAGGTTTCCCACGGCAAATGGGGCACTGGCACCGTTGTGGCCGTTAAGGGCACCGGGAATGACACGGAGTTGCAGATTGCTTTTCCAGCACCAGTGGGTGTGAAACGACTGCTTGCAGGGTTTGCACCGATTACCAAGGTGGAATAA
- a CDS encoding heptaprenylglyceryl phosphate synthase has protein sequence MKSVQQMIKPWRHVFKLDPDRMISDEDLEAVCLSGTDAILIGGSTGVTYENTVDLLSRVRRFELPCALEVSELEAAVPGFDLYMIPMVLNTPDPAWIVGHHRRAIERYGFMIPWDLLLTEGYIVLNSDSSVARITGAETAIDAEEAAAYAQVADKLMSLPIVYLEYSGMFGDMETVRTVREMVERAQLFYGGGITCEAEAEQAAALCDTVVVGNIIYSDVQQALLTVEAVKKTQQEQFD, from the coding sequence ATGAAATCAGTGCAGCAAATGATCAAACCTTGGCGGCATGTGTTTAAGCTGGACCCGGACCGGATGATTTCTGATGAGGATTTGGAGGCCGTTTGCTTATCAGGCACGGATGCCATACTGATAGGGGGCTCTACAGGAGTGACCTATGAGAATACAGTGGATCTCTTATCAAGAGTAAGACGTTTTGAGTTACCCTGTGCACTCGAGGTATCCGAACTTGAAGCTGCTGTGCCCGGATTTGATCTTTATATGATTCCAATGGTGCTCAATACTCCGGATCCAGCTTGGATTGTAGGCCATCATCGCCGAGCTATTGAACGCTATGGATTTATGATTCCATGGGATTTGCTACTAACGGAAGGCTATATTGTGCTGAATAGTGACTCTTCTGTTGCTCGGATTACAGGGGCTGAGACTGCCATTGATGCTGAAGAGGCGGCTGCTTATGCTCAGGTTGCGGACAAGCTGATGTCACTGCCAATAGTATATCTTGAGTATAGCGGGATGTTCGGGGATATGGAGACGGTACGAACAGTGCGCGAAATGGTAGAACGGGCCCAGCTTTTTTATGGAGGGGGCATTACTTGTGAGGCGGAGGCTGAGCAAGCGGCAGCTCTGTGTGATACAGTAGTGGTCGGCAATATTATTTATAGTGATGTACAGCAGGCACTGCTAACAGTTGAGGCTGTGAAGAAGACTCAGCAAGAACAGTTCGATTAG
- a CDS encoding undecaprenyl-phosphate glucose phosphotransferase produces MIRRNQKFLTQLYMVADFIVIQFSFLVAWWLKFRSGWMVFENPLPVESYAYWSLIYGGVAVLIGILLSLYLPKRKKRFVDEFIKIFQVHIMGIFILLGLMFFVKEINISRTYLALYMGFNILSIMLYRYVLKKMLKSLREKGLNRQFVLIIGAGTLGKRFYNNLEQYPELGYEAIGFLDDYHTWDGIEEQRYKPILGTVDELSGMLEMLPVDEVIMALPLDAHSKYPSIIAACEKAGVRTLIIPDFFDYLPARPYFDNFAGMPMINVRDIPLDMTGNKMAKRLFDIVFSLFAIIMISPVMLIVALGVRLTSPGPIIFRQERVGLNRRNFMMYKFRSMKMQQDGEEDTGWSTPEDPRRTRFGTFIRKTSLDELPQFFNVLMGHMSVVGPRPERPYYVEQFRDEIPKYMVKHHVRPGITGWAQSNGLRGDTSIEERIKHDIFYIENWSLLFDIRIIFKTIRNGFVNKNAY; encoded by the coding sequence ATGATTCGGCGGAATCAGAAATTTTTGACACAGCTCTATATGGTTGCTGACTTTATTGTCATCCAGTTCTCCTTTCTAGTAGCCTGGTGGCTAAAGTTTAGAAGTGGATGGATGGTGTTTGAAAACCCGTTACCTGTAGAGTCATACGCTTACTGGAGTTTGATTTATGGCGGAGTGGCCGTCCTAATCGGTATACTGCTGTCGCTGTATTTGCCTAAGCGTAAGAAACGGTTTGTCGATGAATTCATTAAGATTTTCCAAGTGCATATTATGGGCATTTTCATCCTGCTCGGTCTGATGTTTTTCGTGAAAGAAATAAATATCTCCCGAACATATCTAGCTCTTTATATGGGATTTAACATTCTTTCCATTATGCTGTACCGTTATGTGCTGAAAAAGATGCTTAAATCTTTACGTGAAAAAGGTCTCAACCGCCAGTTCGTACTTATCATTGGCGCAGGCACACTAGGCAAAAGATTCTACAACAATTTGGAGCAATACCCAGAGCTAGGATATGAAGCGATTGGTTTCTTGGATGACTATCATACTTGGGATGGAATTGAAGAACAACGATATAAACCGATCTTAGGGACGGTTGACGAGTTGTCCGGTATGCTAGAGATGCTGCCTGTGGACGAGGTTATAATGGCGCTACCACTTGATGCGCATTCGAAGTACCCTTCAATTATTGCGGCTTGTGAAAAAGCAGGCGTACGCACATTGATTATCCCTGACTTTTTCGACTACTTACCAGCCCGCCCTTACTTTGATAATTTTGCAGGCATGCCAATGATTAATGTTCGTGATATTCCTCTAGATATGACGGGTAATAAGATGGCAAAGCGTTTGTTTGATATTGTGTTCTCTTTGTTCGCGATTATTATGATATCTCCTGTGATGCTTATTGTGGCTCTTGGTGTCCGACTGACCTCTCCAGGACCGATTATATTCCGTCAGGAACGTGTGGGATTGAACCGTCGTAATTTTATGATGTATAAGTTCCGCTCGATGAAGATGCAGCAGGACGGTGAAGAGGATACAGGCTGGAGCACACCAGAAGATCCTCGTAGAACAAGATTTGGAACCTTCATCCGCAAGACAAGTCTCGATGAGCTTCCGCAATTCTTTAATGTACTGATGGGACATATGAGTGTTGTTGGTCCTCGGCCAGAACGCCCATATTATGTGGAACAGTTCCGAGATGAGATCCCGAAGTATATGGTAAAGCATCATGTACGTCCTGGAATTACAGGTTGGGCACAGAGCAACGGACTTCGTGGGGACACTTCCATCGAGGAGCGGATCAAGCACGATATTTTCTATATCGAGAATTGGTCTTTACTGTTCGACATTCGAATTATTTTCAAAACAATTCGCAACGGCTTCGTCAACAAAAACGCTTATTGA